One Dictyostelium discoideum AX4 chromosome 3 chromosome, whole genome shotgun sequence genomic region harbors:
- the tupA gene encoding transcriptional repressor TUP1, whose amino-acid sequence MYGRTARASELLDNLKGEIDALNHELSLYKHQKDDYERKFQNQLAELNTIQQTLYDLERGQNKMKIHYEEEIRQLKRQLEQQNINASQRDLNSPSTFRSNSPAPPAQHNNNNNNIINNNNNNNNNNNNMQRNTPTPTIPDKGQPKQRQRSGSGEFYQQPGLGPQQLNFQQLNLQQQQQQLQQQQQQGSGQSFPSLSPLDSNRHPKEMGNNMSGNSMSMNNNNNNLNKKPDMEEVKEEDRRRHDTEMSEENGKEKGTDWLVGYNPSVQTNLNIDLLHNLQHNSVVCCVNFSNDGKYLATGCNRSAQIYDVDTGKKVHAFVDESEKDGDLYIRSVCFSPDGNYLATGAEDKTVKVWDIHTKKIQHTFYGHELDIYSLDYSSDGRFIVSGSGDKKAKIWDIEKGKCAFTLGNEEVGPKNGVTSVAMSPDGRLVAAGSLDNIVRLWDAQTGYFLERYEGHLDSVYSVAFSPDGKSLASGSLDKSLKLWDLSGSRSRSRCRATFNGHKDFVLSVAFSPDGSWLISGSKDRSVQFWDPRNGTTHMMLQGHKNSVISVALSPKNNSHGVFATGSGDFRSRLWKYDS is encoded by the exons ATGTATGGCAGAACTGCAAGAGCCTCTGAGCTCTTGGATAATTTAAAAGGTGAGATTGATGCCCTCAACCatgaattatcattatataaACACCAAAAAGATGACTATGAAAGAAAAT ttcaaaatcaattagcAGAATTAAATACAATACAACAAACATTATATGATTTGGAGAGGGGTCAAAATAAGATGAAGATACATTATGAAGAGGAGATTAGACAATTAAAGAGACAACTTgaacaacaaaatataaatgCCAGTCAAAGAGATTTGAATAGTCCTTCAACATTTAGATCAAATAGTCCAGCTCCACCAGCACAacataataacaacaacaataatatcatcaacaacaacaataataataacaataataataataacatgcAAAGAAATACACCAACCCCAACTATTCCTGATAAAGGTCAACCAAAACAAAGACAACGTTCAGGATCTGGCGAATTTTATCAACAACCAGGTTTAGGTccacaacaattaaatttccaacaattaaatttacaacaacaacaacaacaattacaacaacaacaacaacaaggaAGTGGTCAATCTTTCccatcattatcaccattagATTCAAATAGACATCCAAAAGAAATGGGTAATAATATGAGTGGTAATAGTATGAGTAtgaataacaataataacaatttaaataaaaaaccagaTATGGAAGAAGTTAAAGAAGAAGATAGAAGAAGACA tGATACTGAAATGAGTGAAGAGAATGGTAAAGAAAAAGGTACAGATTGGTTAGTTGGATATAATCCAAGTGTTCAAACAAACCTAAATATTGATCTTCTTCATAATTTACAACACAATAGTGTTGTTTGTTGTGTAAACTTTAGTAATGATGGTAAGTATTTGGCTACTGGTTGTAACAGAAGTGCTCAAATCTATGATGTAGATACCGGTAAAAAAGTTCA tgcATTTGTTGATGAAAGTGAAAAAGATGGAGATTTATATATTAGATCAGTATGTTTTTCACCAGATGGTAACTATTTAGCAACTGGTGCTGAAGATAAAACTGTTAAAGTTTGGGATATTCACACTAAAAAGATTCAACATACTTTCTATGGTCATGAATTGGATATCTATTCTTTGGATTACTCAAGCGATGGTAGATTCATTGTCTCTGGTAGTGGTGATAAGAAAGCAAAAATCTGGGATATTGAAAAAGGTAAATGTGCTTTCACACTTGGTAATGAAGAAGTTGGTCCAAAGAATGGTGTAACTTCTGTTGCTATGTCACCTGATGGTAGATTGGTTGCAGCT ggttcATTGGATAATATTGTACGTTTATGGGATGCTCAAACTGGTTATTTCTTAGAGAGATATGAAGGCCATTTAGATTCAGTTTATTCAGTTGCATTCTCACCAGACGGTAAATCTTTAGCATCAGGTAGTCTTGATAAATCCTTGAAACTTTGGGATTTATCCGGTTCTAGATCACGTTCAAGATGTAGAGCTACCTTTAATGGTCACAAAGATTTTGTCTTATCTGTAGCATTTTCACCAGACGGTAGTTGGTTAATTTCTGGTTCAAAGGATAGATCAGTCCAATTTTGGGATCCAAGAAATGGTACCACTCATATGATGTTACAAGGTCATAAGAATTCTGTAATTAGTGTTGCCCTCTCTCCAAAGAATAATTCTCATGGTGTGTTTGCTACTGGTTCAGGTGATTTCCGTTCAAGATTATGGAAATATGACTCTTAA
- a CDS encoding CMP/dCMP deaminase, zinc-binding domain-containing protein, with protein sequence MKLIYSLLILLIIAFSTAKAHKNNCPKSAYFDIAPSDLTQFKDLSPDDQQFHAKYMRIAINVAVENNSKFGAAIVHKNGTLMCTGANTGGSRMYHGEVKAIMNCTDLYGKATWEDHYLYTTGEPCPMCSAAAMWTKFDKVIFASYVSVMYCERCFNQLPMDANEIFKLGYGINHNTVLIGGVLENITDTFFPSLCGTIGGWSVVPVCQENWTRECPRPSRYFGNTKPTKPTTPTPTPTQTPTPTQTPTQTPTQTPTQTPTETPTQTPTETPTQTPTQTPTQTPSPTPSACSANVTQKIINQWYSNNVYYIQVDATINNKGSKPVRGFNFQLQNVQDIWNADQTSTNNYKLPSWLGEIPVNGAHQFGYIQRSTSLTPITGTPSC encoded by the exons atgaaattaatttactctttattaattttattaatcatTGCTTTTTCAACTGCAAAAGCACATAAAAACAATTGTCCAAAATCAGCTTATTTCGATATTGCACCt TCAGATTTAACTCAATTCAAAGATTTATCGCCA GATGATCAACAATTCCATGCAAAATATATGAGAAT tGCAATTAATGTTGCTGTTGAgaataattctaaatttgGTGCTGCTATTGTTCACAAAAACGGTACTTTAATGTGTACTGGTGCCAACACTGGTGGTTCAAGAATGTATCATGGTGAAGTTAAAGCCATCATGAATTG CACTGATCTCTATGGTAAAGCTACTTGGGAAGATCATTATTTGTATACTACTGGTGAACCATGTCCAAt gtgCTCAGCAGCTGCCATGTGGactaaatttgataaagttaTTTTTGCATCATATGTTTCAGTTATGTATTGCGAACGTTGCTTCAATCAATTACCAATGGATGCCAATGAAATCTTCAAATTAGGTTATGGTATTAATCATAATACTGTTTTAATTGGTGGAGTTTTAGAAAATATTACCGATACATTTTTCCCAAGTCTTTGTGGTACCATTGGAGGCTGGAGTGTTGTACCAGTTTGTCAag AAAACTGGACCAGAGAATGCCCAAGACCATCCAGATACTTTGGTAACACTAAACCAACTAAACCAACTACTCCAACTCCAACCCCAACCCAAACCCCAACTCCAACTCAAACACCAACTCAAACTCCAACTCAAACTCCAACACAAACCCCAACTGAAACCCCAACACAAACACCAACTGAAACCCCAACACAAACACCAACACAAACCCCAACTCAAACACCAAGTCCAACTCCATCAGCGTGTTCAGCAAATGTTACCCAAAAGATTATTAATCAATGGTACAGTAACAATGTTTACTATATTCAAGTTGATGCTACCATCAATAACAAAGGTTCTAAACCAGTAAGAGGTTTCAACTTCCAATTACAAAACGTTCAAGACATATGGAATGCTGATCAAACCTCaaccaacaattacaaacTCCCAAGTTGGTTAGGTGAAATCCCTGTAAATGGTGCTCACCAATTTGGTTACATCCAAAGATCAACATCACTCACTCCAATAACTGGCACTCCATCTTGTTAA
- the ech1 gene encoding Delta-Delta-dienoyl-CoA isomerase (Similar to 3,5~Similar to 2,4) codes for MEGSLFFTNATPSTSILKITDYKYLRLEKNDSTFVAELVLCRPKQYNSMDDDFYNEFISIYDEIQNDSKIRCVILRGEGKGLTAGLNLGKIAPLITGDSEVSQSQNNLDLFKMIRRWQASLDKINKCSKPTIALIHGACIGGGVDMITACDIRLCSSDAKFSIRETKLSIIADLGTLQRISKIVGSGFARELALTGKDIDAKTAERFNLVNHVYPDHDTLLSEGRKLALSIAQNSPLVVQATKLTLNHADDHTIDEGLYRVALQNAAFLKSDDLNESATSFFEKRQPIFKCNL; via the exons atggaaGGTTCActattttttacaaatgctacaccatcaacatcaattCTTAAAATAACAGATTACAAATATTTaagattagaaaaaaatGATAGTACTTTTGTAGCAGAACTTGTTTTATGTAGACCAAAACAATATAATTCAATGGATGATGATTTTTATAATg aatttatttcaatttatgATGAAATTCAAAATGATTCAAAGATTAGATGTGTAATTTTAAGAGGAGAAGGTAAAGGATTAACAGCAGGTTTAAATTTAGGAAAGATTGCACCATTAATAACTGGTGATTCAGAAGTATCACAAtcacaaaataatttagatttatttaaaatgattcGTCGTTGGCAAGCATCATTGGATAAGATTAATAAATGTTCAAAACCAACAATCGCTTTAATTCATGGTGCATgcattggtggtggtgttgataTGATAACAGCATGTGATATTAGATTATGCAGTTCTGAtgcaaaattttcaattagaGAAACTAAACTATCAATTATCGCCGATTTAGGTACATTACaaagaatttcaaaaatagtTGGTTCTGGTTTCGCAAGAGAGTTGGCATTAACTGGTAAAGATATTGATGCAAAAACTGCTGAAAGATTTAATTTGGTTAATCATGTCTATCCAGATCATGATACTCTCTTGTCAGAGGGTAGAAAATTAGCATTATCAATCGCTCAAAATTCACCACTAGTTGTTCAAGCTACAAAACTCACTTTAAATCATGCTGATGATCATACAATTGATGAAGGTTTATATCGTGTAGCTTTACAAAATGCTGCTTTCTTAAAATctgatgatttaaatgaatctGCAACTTCTTTCTTTGAAAAACGTCAACCAATATTCAAGtgtaatttataa